A region from the Manihot esculenta cultivar AM560-2 chromosome 13, M.esculenta_v8, whole genome shotgun sequence genome encodes:
- the LOC110630140 gene encoding protein NSP-INTERACTING KINASE 3 isoform X1 — MEERSFWLWRIGLLVLALLEISSATLSPTGINYEVVALVNIKNTLHDPYNVLESWDINSVDPCSWRMVTCSPDGYVSALGLPSQSLSGTLSPWIGNLTNLQSVLLQNNAISGIIPAAIGRLDKLQTLDLSNNTFTGEIPASLGDLKNLNYLRLNNNSLSGPCPGSLSNIEGLTLVDLSFNNLSGSLPKISARTFKIIGNPLICGPKINSNCSAVFPEPLPLSPDRLKGQSDSETSGHHMAVAFGASFGAAFSIIIVIGLLVLWRYRQNQQIFFDVNEQYDRDVCLGHLRRYTFKELRAATDHFSSKNILGRGGFGIVYKGCLNDRTLVAVKRLKDYNVAGGEIQFQTEVETISLAVHRNLLRLSGFCTTENERLLVYPYMPNGSVASRLRDNIHGRPALDWARRKNIALGTARGLLYLHEQCDPKIIHRDVKAANILLDEDFEAVVGDFGLAKLLDHRDSHVTTAVRGTVGHIAPEYLSTGQSSEKTDVFGFGILLLELITGQKALDFGKAANQKGVMLDWVKKLHQEGKLNVLVDKDLKGNFDRIELAEMVQVALLCTQFNPSHRPKMSEVLKMLEGDGLAEKWEASQKVETPRFRSFENHPQKYSDFIEESSLVVEAMELSGPR, encoded by the exons ATGGAAGAGAGGAGCTTCTGGCTGTGGAGAATAGGGTTATTGGTTTTAGCATTGCTGGAAATTTCTTCTGCTACACTTTCTCCTACTGGTATAAATTATGAAG tggTAGCTTTGGTGAACATAAAAAATACTTTACATGACCCATACAATGTTCTGGAGAGTTGGGATATCAACTCTGTTGATCCTTGTAGCTGGAGGATGGTTACTTGCTCTCCTGACGGATATGTTTCTGCTTT GGGACTCCCCAGTCAGAGTTTGTCTGGAACCTTATCTCCTTGGATTGGGAACCTTACTAACTTGCAATCTGT GTTGTTGCAGAATAATGCCATTTCAGGCATTATACCTGCTGCAATTGGGAGGTTGGATAAACTTCAAACTCTTGATCTCTCCAACAATACGTTCACTGGAGAAATACCAGCTTCTTTGGGGGATCTAAAGAACCTGAATTACCT GCGGTTAAATAACAATAGCCTGTCCGGACCCTGCCCCGGGTCACTGTCCAACATTGAAGGCCTCACACTTGT GGATCTTTCATTTAACAATCTGAGTGGTAGCTTGCCCAAAATATCAGCAAGAACTTTCAA AATTATAGGCAACCCTTTAATATGTGGACCGAAGATCAATAGCAACTGCTCTGCTGTCTTTCCAGAGCCTCTTCCTCTTTCACCAGATCGTCTGAAAG GTCAGTCAGACTCTGAAACCAGTGGCCATCATATGGCTGTTGCTTTTGGTGCAAGCTTTGGTGCAGCTTTTTCCATCATTATAGTTATTGGATTACTCGTTTTGTGGCGATATAGACAGAATCAGCAGATCTTCTTCGATGTTAATG AACAATATGACCGAGATGTATGCTTGGGCCATTTGAGAAGGTACACATTTAAGGAGCTCAGGGCTGCAACTGATCATTTCAGTTCAAAGAACATTCTTGGCAGAGGTGGATTTGGGATAGTGTACAAGGGATGTTTGAATGACAGAACTCTGGTGGCTGTCAAAAGGTTGAAGGACTATAATGTAGCTGGTGGTGAAATCCAATTCCAGACAGAAGTGGAGACAATAAGTTTAGCTGTCCATCGAAATCTGCTCAGGCTTTCTGGGTTTTGCACTACTGAGAACGAAAGGCTTCTTGTTTACCCCTATATGCCAAATGGAAGTGTAGCATCTCGATTAAGAG ATAACATTCATGGCCGGCCAGCTTTGGACTGGGCAAGACGAAAGAACATAGCTTTAGGTACAGCTAGGGGGCTACTTTATTTGCATGAGCAGTGTGACCCCAAAATTATTCACCGTGATGTCAAAGCAGCCAACATTTTGTTGGATGAAGATTTTGAGGCAGTTGTTGGTGATTTTGGGTTGGCAAAGCTTTTGGATCACAGAGATTCCCATGTGACCACAGCCGTGCGTGGCACCGTTGGCCACATTGCTCCAGAGTACTTATCAACAGGTCAGTCATCGGAGAAGACTGATGTGTTCGGGTTTGGGATATTGCTTCTTGAGCTTATCACAGGTCAGAAGGCATTGGATTTTGGAAAGGCTGCTAACCAGAAAGGTGTCATGCTTGATTGG GTGAAGAAGCTCCATCAAGAAGGCAAGTTAAATGTACTAGTGGATAAAGATCTCAAGGGAAATTTTGACAGGATTGAGTTGGCAGAAATGGTTCAAGTTGCTCTTTTATGCACTCAGTTTAATCCTTCTCACCGACCGAAGATGTCTGAAGTACTGAAGATGTTAGAAGGTGATGGTTTAGCTGAGAAATGGGAAGCATCACAGAAGGTTGAGACTCCAAGATTCAGATCATTTGAAAACCATCCTCAAAAATACTCAGATTTTATAGAAGAATCTTCACTTGTGGTAGAAGCAATGGAGCTTTCCGGCCCTCGGTGA
- the LOC110629561 gene encoding homeobox protein knotted-1-like 6, with protein sequence MDGMYGLHSSADYSDRPFLLPENLILPENYQTFLSSEIPLFVSDELLSAASAISEAASIAPEIPREEDFSALMKAKIASHPAYPRLLQAYIDCQKVGAPPEIACLLDGIRRENDFCKRDAVSTCLGSDPELDEFMETYCDVLMKYKSDLERPFNEATTFLNKVELQLRNLCTGASVRSPSDEGAQSSDEELSGRELEAHEGQPSSEDKDLKDKLLRKFGSHISTLKMEFSKKKKKGKLPKEARHTLLEWWNVHYKWPYPTDADKKALADSTGLDQKQINNWFINQRKRHWKPSENMQFAVMDNLSGPFFSD encoded by the exons ATGGACGGAATGTATGGTCTGCACTCCTCGGCGGACTACTCTGACAGGCCGTTCCTTTTGCCGGAGAATCTGATTTTGCCGGAGAATTACCAGACATTCCTTTCCTCCGAAATTCCGCTTTTTGTATCGGATGAGCTACTCTCGGCTGCCTCTGCGATTTCTGAGGCCGCTTCAATCGCACCGGAAATTCCACGAGAAGAAGATTTCTCCGCCTTGATGAAAGCTAAAATCGCATCTCATCCTGCTTATCCTCGCTTGCTTCAAGCCTATATCGATTGCCAGAAG GTAGGTGCGCCTCCGGAAATAGCATGTTTGTTAGATGGAATCCGGCGAGAAAACGATTTCTGCAAGCGAGACGCTGTCTCCACTTGCTTGGGATCTGATCCCGAGCTCGACGAGTTCATG GAAACATATTGCGATGTGCTGATGAAGTATAAATCTGATCTTGAAAGGCCTTTTAATGAAGCGACCACCTTCTTGAACAAGGTTGAACTGCAGCTTCGCAATCTTTGTACGGGTGCCTCCGTTAGAAGTCCCTCTG ACGAAGGTGCACAATCGTCTGACGAGGAGTTGAGCGGACGAGAATTAGAGGCACATGAAGGGCAACCAAGCAGTGAAGACAAAGATCTTAAAGATAAACTTCTTCGCAAGTTTGGAAGTCACATAAGTACGTTGAAGATGGAGTTTtccaagaagaaaaagaaaggaaaactaCCTAAGGAAGCAAGGCATACCCTGCTTGAGTGGTGGAATGTTCACTACAAATGGCCTTATCCAACT GATGCTGATAAGAAAGCACTGGCAGACTCAACTGGACTAGATCAGAAGCAAATAAATAATTGGTTTATAAATCAAAGAAAGCGACATTGGAAGCCCTCAGAGAACATGCAATTTGCTGTTATGGATAATCTTTCTGGACCCTTCTTTAGCGATTGA
- the LOC110630140 gene encoding protein NSP-INTERACTING KINASE 3 isoform X2 — translation MEERSFWLWRIGLLVLALLEISSATLSPTGINYEVVALVNIKNTLHDPYNVLESWDINSVDPCSWRMVTCSPDGYVSALGLPSQSLSGTLSPWIGNLTNLQSVLLQNNAISGIIPAAIGRLDKLQTLDLSNNTFTGEIPASLGDLKNLNYLDLSFNNLSGSLPKISARTFKIIGNPLICGPKINSNCSAVFPEPLPLSPDRLKGQSDSETSGHHMAVAFGASFGAAFSIIIVIGLLVLWRYRQNQQIFFDVNEQYDRDVCLGHLRRYTFKELRAATDHFSSKNILGRGGFGIVYKGCLNDRTLVAVKRLKDYNVAGGEIQFQTEVETISLAVHRNLLRLSGFCTTENERLLVYPYMPNGSVASRLRDNIHGRPALDWARRKNIALGTARGLLYLHEQCDPKIIHRDVKAANILLDEDFEAVVGDFGLAKLLDHRDSHVTTAVRGTVGHIAPEYLSTGQSSEKTDVFGFGILLLELITGQKALDFGKAANQKGVMLDWVKKLHQEGKLNVLVDKDLKGNFDRIELAEMVQVALLCTQFNPSHRPKMSEVLKMLEGDGLAEKWEASQKVETPRFRSFENHPQKYSDFIEESSLVVEAMELSGPR, via the exons ATGGAAGAGAGGAGCTTCTGGCTGTGGAGAATAGGGTTATTGGTTTTAGCATTGCTGGAAATTTCTTCTGCTACACTTTCTCCTACTGGTATAAATTATGAAG tggTAGCTTTGGTGAACATAAAAAATACTTTACATGACCCATACAATGTTCTGGAGAGTTGGGATATCAACTCTGTTGATCCTTGTAGCTGGAGGATGGTTACTTGCTCTCCTGACGGATATGTTTCTGCTTT GGGACTCCCCAGTCAGAGTTTGTCTGGAACCTTATCTCCTTGGATTGGGAACCTTACTAACTTGCAATCTGT GTTGTTGCAGAATAATGCCATTTCAGGCATTATACCTGCTGCAATTGGGAGGTTGGATAAACTTCAAACTCTTGATCTCTCCAACAATACGTTCACTGGAGAAATACCAGCTTCTTTGGGGGATCTAAAGAACCTGAATTACCT GGATCTTTCATTTAACAATCTGAGTGGTAGCTTGCCCAAAATATCAGCAAGAACTTTCAA AATTATAGGCAACCCTTTAATATGTGGACCGAAGATCAATAGCAACTGCTCTGCTGTCTTTCCAGAGCCTCTTCCTCTTTCACCAGATCGTCTGAAAG GTCAGTCAGACTCTGAAACCAGTGGCCATCATATGGCTGTTGCTTTTGGTGCAAGCTTTGGTGCAGCTTTTTCCATCATTATAGTTATTGGATTACTCGTTTTGTGGCGATATAGACAGAATCAGCAGATCTTCTTCGATGTTAATG AACAATATGACCGAGATGTATGCTTGGGCCATTTGAGAAGGTACACATTTAAGGAGCTCAGGGCTGCAACTGATCATTTCAGTTCAAAGAACATTCTTGGCAGAGGTGGATTTGGGATAGTGTACAAGGGATGTTTGAATGACAGAACTCTGGTGGCTGTCAAAAGGTTGAAGGACTATAATGTAGCTGGTGGTGAAATCCAATTCCAGACAGAAGTGGAGACAATAAGTTTAGCTGTCCATCGAAATCTGCTCAGGCTTTCTGGGTTTTGCACTACTGAGAACGAAAGGCTTCTTGTTTACCCCTATATGCCAAATGGAAGTGTAGCATCTCGATTAAGAG ATAACATTCATGGCCGGCCAGCTTTGGACTGGGCAAGACGAAAGAACATAGCTTTAGGTACAGCTAGGGGGCTACTTTATTTGCATGAGCAGTGTGACCCCAAAATTATTCACCGTGATGTCAAAGCAGCCAACATTTTGTTGGATGAAGATTTTGAGGCAGTTGTTGGTGATTTTGGGTTGGCAAAGCTTTTGGATCACAGAGATTCCCATGTGACCACAGCCGTGCGTGGCACCGTTGGCCACATTGCTCCAGAGTACTTATCAACAGGTCAGTCATCGGAGAAGACTGATGTGTTCGGGTTTGGGATATTGCTTCTTGAGCTTATCACAGGTCAGAAGGCATTGGATTTTGGAAAGGCTGCTAACCAGAAAGGTGTCATGCTTGATTGG GTGAAGAAGCTCCATCAAGAAGGCAAGTTAAATGTACTAGTGGATAAAGATCTCAAGGGAAATTTTGACAGGATTGAGTTGGCAGAAATGGTTCAAGTTGCTCTTTTATGCACTCAGTTTAATCCTTCTCACCGACCGAAGATGTCTGAAGTACTGAAGATGTTAGAAGGTGATGGTTTAGCTGAGAAATGGGAAGCATCACAGAAGGTTGAGACTCCAAGATTCAGATCATTTGAAAACCATCCTCAAAAATACTCAGATTTTATAGAAGAATCTTCACTTGTGGTAGAAGCAATGGAGCTTTCCGGCCCTCGGTGA
- the LOC110630140 gene encoding protein NSP-INTERACTING KINASE 3 isoform X3 encodes MEERSFWLWRIGLLVLALLEISSATLSPTGINYEVVALVNIKNTLHDPYNVLESWDINSVDPCSWRMVTCSPDGYVSALGLPSQSLSGTLSPWIGNLTNLQSVLLQNNAISGIIPAAIGRLDKLQTLDLSNNTFTGEIPASLGDLKNLNYLRLNNNSLSGPCPGSLSNIEGLTLVDLSFNNLSGSLPKISARTFKIIGNPLICGPKINSNCSAVFPEPLPLSPDRLKGQSDSETSGHHMAVAFGASFGAAFSIIIVIGLLVLWRYRQNQQIFFDVNDNIHGRPALDWARRKNIALGTARGLLYLHEQCDPKIIHRDVKAANILLDEDFEAVVGDFGLAKLLDHRDSHVTTAVRGTVGHIAPEYLSTGQSSEKTDVFGFGILLLELITGQKALDFGKAANQKGVMLDWVKKLHQEGKLNVLVDKDLKGNFDRIELAEMVQVALLCTQFNPSHRPKMSEVLKMLEGDGLAEKWEASQKVETPRFRSFENHPQKYSDFIEESSLVVEAMELSGPR; translated from the exons ATGGAAGAGAGGAGCTTCTGGCTGTGGAGAATAGGGTTATTGGTTTTAGCATTGCTGGAAATTTCTTCTGCTACACTTTCTCCTACTGGTATAAATTATGAAG tggTAGCTTTGGTGAACATAAAAAATACTTTACATGACCCATACAATGTTCTGGAGAGTTGGGATATCAACTCTGTTGATCCTTGTAGCTGGAGGATGGTTACTTGCTCTCCTGACGGATATGTTTCTGCTTT GGGACTCCCCAGTCAGAGTTTGTCTGGAACCTTATCTCCTTGGATTGGGAACCTTACTAACTTGCAATCTGT GTTGTTGCAGAATAATGCCATTTCAGGCATTATACCTGCTGCAATTGGGAGGTTGGATAAACTTCAAACTCTTGATCTCTCCAACAATACGTTCACTGGAGAAATACCAGCTTCTTTGGGGGATCTAAAGAACCTGAATTACCT GCGGTTAAATAACAATAGCCTGTCCGGACCCTGCCCCGGGTCACTGTCCAACATTGAAGGCCTCACACTTGT GGATCTTTCATTTAACAATCTGAGTGGTAGCTTGCCCAAAATATCAGCAAGAACTTTCAA AATTATAGGCAACCCTTTAATATGTGGACCGAAGATCAATAGCAACTGCTCTGCTGTCTTTCCAGAGCCTCTTCCTCTTTCACCAGATCGTCTGAAAG GTCAGTCAGACTCTGAAACCAGTGGCCATCATATGGCTGTTGCTTTTGGTGCAAGCTTTGGTGCAGCTTTTTCCATCATTATAGTTATTGGATTACTCGTTTTGTGGCGATATAGACAGAATCAGCAGATCTTCTTCGATGTTAATG ATAACATTCATGGCCGGCCAGCTTTGGACTGGGCAAGACGAAAGAACATAGCTTTAGGTACAGCTAGGGGGCTACTTTATTTGCATGAGCAGTGTGACCCCAAAATTATTCACCGTGATGTCAAAGCAGCCAACATTTTGTTGGATGAAGATTTTGAGGCAGTTGTTGGTGATTTTGGGTTGGCAAAGCTTTTGGATCACAGAGATTCCCATGTGACCACAGCCGTGCGTGGCACCGTTGGCCACATTGCTCCAGAGTACTTATCAACAGGTCAGTCATCGGAGAAGACTGATGTGTTCGGGTTTGGGATATTGCTTCTTGAGCTTATCACAGGTCAGAAGGCATTGGATTTTGGAAAGGCTGCTAACCAGAAAGGTGTCATGCTTGATTGG GTGAAGAAGCTCCATCAAGAAGGCAAGTTAAATGTACTAGTGGATAAAGATCTCAAGGGAAATTTTGACAGGATTGAGTTGGCAGAAATGGTTCAAGTTGCTCTTTTATGCACTCAGTTTAATCCTTCTCACCGACCGAAGATGTCTGAAGTACTGAAGATGTTAGAAGGTGATGGTTTAGCTGAGAAATGGGAAGCATCACAGAAGGTTGAGACTCCAAGATTCAGATCATTTGAAAACCATCCTCAAAAATACTCAGATTTTATAGAAGAATCTTCACTTGTGGTAGAAGCAATGGAGCTTTCCGGCCCTCGGTGA